The window TTAGTAGCTGGTTCGATACTCCGCTAACTACTGACTCGTTGGGAATCGATGCGCTCTGGTTGAGCCTAGCCAGACCAAAGTAGTTGATATGTAGAGTCAgaatttttcaaaataatattACACCGGGAAACACACATTCAATGCGATgcgcatttgacatttgacagaATCACGAGCACTTATTTTGAAAATGGTCAACCGGAAAACATTTACCATAAACATGGCGGCGCGTAATCGTAATAGCGCTGGCTGTTGGAGTGCCCCAGAGGTTTATAAACACCACGAACAGCGAAGAGTATGCATTTCACGGCCAAAGTacagggaaggaaggaaagccAAAGCAGTAAAAGTACGTACTCGCTACTATCGATCGTATTTTAAGAAAAAATACGGCGTGGTTTCAGCGACGTAACAGTAGCGCAGGGTACATCAGgtgtcatgtttgttttgtgcattAGGTGTACACCATCAATCTAGAGTCTCGTTACCTGATGGTCCAAGGGGTCCCCGCCATCGGAGTCATGCCAGAGCTGATCCAGCTGTGTGCGTTGTACGGGGTCGTGGAGGAGTACAGACCCCTGGATGAGTATCCTGCTGAGGAGTTCACAGAGGTCTACCTGGTCAAGTTCCAGAAACTCACAAGTGCAAGGTTCAGCTGATCAGCAATACTGCAGTGGCGAAGTTCAAAGGCCCACTGTCTAGACCTGCTAAATATTTGTTGTGTTAAAAATGTTCCAGAGCAGCCAAGCGACACATGGATGAGAAGAGTTTCTACGGTGGCGTGTTGCATGTGTGCTATGTCCCAGAATATGAGACTGTGGAGGACACCAGGCTAAAACTGCAGGACCGGAGGAGATATGTAATACGGACTACTCAGAATAAAGGTACACTATAGATTTGTACAAAAACTGTGTGCCTTTtagtaaaacattattttttgtgtttgtagttgcATTTCAATAGGTTAATGGTACTTTTTAATCTTGTTTCAAAGCAagagaaaagataaaacaacagcgggaggaggaggaggctacaACATCAGAAACCACCACCACCGCAACAGACAGGATCCCTGATAGATATGAGAAAACCTCTGACACCAGTAATACATGGGAGCTGCCAAACAGCAACCAGTTTTCAAGCTTTCCTCCACTTCCTTTACCTCCACAAGAACATCAATACTATGGACACGAAAATCAACAGGAAAGTATAGCAACAGAAGATAAAATGGGGACATTGCATAATGCCTTTGTGGATGTACAACACCAGCTGGGTCAAAGTTCAAACTTCAGTCAAACCTCATCAGACAGAGACCaaagaacagagcacagactGACCACAAATCCTACATCTGCAGTCAGATTTGTCCCAAGGAAAACAAACTTAGAGAACAGGAAACGCAAAAAGGAAGAGGCTGTGGAGAATTTATTGGCTGATGTTTCTGCAAAAAATGAACCTTTTATTGGGCCAAAGCTGCCTGAACCACCTAAACTGGACATGGAGGATGTGTCATTGAACACAACTGTCAGCTTGATCAGGAACACTATGAAACAGGTAATGTATcttttgtattgtttgaagcaagttaaaacaaaaacaaatcgaatcgaatttatattatatagtcACAATTCCTGGTGGAAAAAATCACTTATCTTTTTCAGGTGGGGTCAGTTCCAGATATCAAACCACTGGAGAAAAAGATTAAACCACGTCGCAGGATTTGATCACACCAGTTGTCtttttgctgtaaatgttttgtgtttttattttgatatttagtTTCTAACACTTGCATTAAAGAGGCACAAATACAAACTTATTGTTCAAGTTGTTCCTGGAATACCAGCTTCTCAAATGCCTCTGTGCTCtgggttaaaaaaagaaaaggagaatgcAAAATTAACCATCTTATTTATGTAACATAATCAACTATATCAACTAATCACCTAACATTATTTGTGATTACCATGGAGTCAGGCAGGCAGGTCCCAAACGCCTCAAGTAATAGATTTTCATCTCTCACTGCCTTTTCAAAGTCTGAGAAGGACAGTCTGCCGTCATGGTCATGGTCCTGTGAATGGGAAACAACACTGGCAGTAAGGGTTAAGGCTAGTTTGTAAATTAAGATCAGTATGAAGTAGAGAacagattatttattattatttacttgtTCATTTAGGTTAGGCATAACTGGCTTTTAGTTGCGTCCTTCTCCTTACCATCCTCTTGAGTGTGATCTCCACTAGGTCTTTTATTCCTTCATCAGGGTCGTCATCTGTCGGCTGCCTGATGAGACTGTCCTTCAGCATGTGAAACATCTCCTCCCTTGAGATGTAGTTGTCACTGTTCAAGTCATACACCTGAAAGCAGTCTGAACCATGCAAAAGAATAGTTATTAGTTGGTAATGTGTGGGAGTGACCTGTAACTGATTTGTGTACAGAGATGCAGGTTGACAACTTACATTCTATTTTTTCATCCAGTGTCCCTCGAAGAAAAACAGACAGTCCATCAATCCATTCTCTCATATTCACAAAGCCATCGTTGTCTTTGTCGAACGTCCTGaagactggaggagagcaggttAATTGCAGgctaatgaataaaacacatgaactgctgctgcttatttaaattatttgagTAGAAATTTATTAGCCCTGCAAAACTATCAACGACATCCCATTCATAACAATGGATGGACAGAATACCTCCATCCATGATCATGTCATCGGTCATCCCAAAGTTGTTGTGCAGGAAGCTCCTGAACCTGCCTCTGTCCAGGCCGCTGACTGTCCTCCCCAGAGTGGTCTGTTCTCCCATCAACACGTGAAACTCCCGGATAAGGAACTCGACCTCTGTTCTATTGACTAGGTCACAGAAATAATAACTTCTTTCATATTTAGCATTGTCGTGTAGCTAACGGCTGCGTAGAGACGAGGTCACTTTGGCGTTCATTCAAATACTCACAGTGCTCCACTTGTTTGGAGATGCTCTCGGCGAGACTTTGGGTGAGTTTTCTGTTCATCGGAGACATTTCTGCCATGTCGTGCACCGGACAGGCAGAGCAACATCTGAAGCCAGTCCTCCCACGGCGGTGATGTTGACGtgccgtcgccatggcaactACGGAACTGCCCTGCAAGAAATCACTCAAGTCTACAGGAAAGAGGGCGTCATGAATAAAGATTGCAATTAGGGCGCAAAACCCATGGGCGGACCAACACTTCTACGACTTATTACTGTACTTATGGTCACTTATGGGCCAACTCTGTTAAActctgattttattttgaaagtcaaaTAACCTGCTTCCGGTCTCGTTATAGTTAGGATGGTAGTTCGTTATATGTTTTACAGGAGCCATGCAGACCAATGATTTATCCAACGTCGTactgcaaaaaaaatgtttttggtcGTTTGAAAATAAGGATAAAACGTGCATACCTTTGTCTTCTGTAACCTTTCTTACTGGGTGGGTCCTTCCTGTAAAAGTCTAGATACAACACCCGACCACAGGGTGGCAGTCACGTACTCCATTATAACTACAAACGTtctgtccagctgcagcttttaatgACACACCCAGAGTAAACAGTGACTGCAATTAGCAGAATGATCTGTACATGATCTGAACATGTAATCAATGAATTAATCTCCGCTATAAATAACTATAACTAATTGCTATAATTATTACTATTGATTTTGCCCTTTAGCATGAGAGATGCAGATGTAGATCTCTTCACACCCTGACAGGTGAGAAAGAGGACAGGCAGTTAAGATCAGTGATAATGAACTGGAGGCTTACTGCTGAACAAAGGACAGAGGCTTAGTTAAATTAATGTTAAAACAAATCAATGTATGTGCACTTGTCTAACAAGATTAAATGAATTACTGTTAAATAGATTTAGTTTGGTATTTAATTTATAATCTACATTACACTTGGATTTCATATCAGACTGGACCAAACATACAAGTAAACACCTGAAAAGCATAAAGTCTCTGATCTGCATGTATTCACAATATTGCATCACTACTTCCTGCAGTTTGCATgtatgaaaaacacaaagagtTTGTGTGACAGAGTTTCTGCCAACATGTGCAGTGTCCTTTCAGTCCAGTTGTTATTATATGAGCGTGTGACTCATTCAGAACGAGGTGTGATGTTGGTTCTGATTGGCAGCTTTGTGTCAACCCAGTGGTTTGGGTTCTCAATCATAGAGGTCCACACACCAATCTCCTCTTCAGTAGAGTCCATCCAGGCGACAGCTTCACCGTAACTCTGGCCtataaagaaataaacactTACTTATTATTTACTTATGCATCTCCTAATGTagccatgaaataaatgaaaaatcacCCATGGCTCCTATGCGCACATACTGTAGTTCATACAGACATTGCCCTGTCCTTCCAGTTTAATGCCGAAACACAACATGTAAGGCCCACACTTGACGCCTACATCGTATTATCTCCAGAACCCACAAATACATCTGACAGTAGTCCTGCACAAAAGACAATGTACTTAAACTCCTAAttttcacaaataaaataaaaactgttcatAATATCACCTCagttattttgaaaaacattttaaaaagcaattcACTGAAGAATCTCTGGTGACCTAGAAATGACCGAGCTCTGATGACACAAGCATCTGAAATGCCTGAAATACCAACAGGTCAAAATGCAGCAGATGCAAAGTGTTGAAGGGTCACGCTGTTGGAGAAGATGacgcataaacacacagtcaccTCACTTAAGTTTGTTGAAATTGTCTAGGTACATTTGTAAACCTTCATTAATTCTGCTACAGAATTAACACGATCACGATCGGTTGTTTTAACCACAAACAACTTCTACTAAAAATACACCAACAGCACCTGTGGGGCTGTAGTTCTAAAAATGTGAGACACTGAACAGGATGTGATGATGCCTCTTTTTGGAAGCACATGCAGGTGTTTGCCACACAAACAGTGAGCTGCAGTTCGAACAGGAAGTCCTGCGTTTCCTAAAGATGTcaccaaaacaaataaacttTCAAACACTTTTATTAGTACTAATAATACAACTAGAGTATTCAGATGTACAGTAGAGACTCGCCTGTTCCGCAGCTCAGGCGAATCCCTCCTAGGACGTGCGTCTTCATGCCGTCGCGCTGCCAGACGGTCAGCTCGGCGCAGGCCTCCCTCAGGTCGCTGCAGTGGAAGCCGTCGTACACCATGGTGTGGTTGTAGGTGGGACTGATGGAGCGCTTCACCACCCGCGTCTTCTGGCCACTCTGTCGACTGGCGTCTGGGAGTATGAAGCTGGGGGGAGGTATGAATGTGAatcattataataaataaacaaacgttAACACCTCACTTTACTAAAACATGAACGTATAAAATAAGAGCTGATGCACCTTCTGACAAACGAGTCTATGGCTCCGCCTTTGTTCACAAGCAGACCGTGAGCCTCCCGAAGCCAAATGTGGAGCTCGCCCGTCAGCGGCAGACCTCCACCTGAACGCACAGAGTGTTTCAGATCCAAACTCATGTGTGGTGCATCACCAAACCAACAAAGGGCGATGTACCGATACTTGGATTCGTGATGCGTGTGTTCTCCTCACCCTCAGATCCAGCCGGGACGAACTTAATAGAAAGCATGATGCTGCCACGACTGCTAATGGAGTTTGGACTGAGATGAACCTGGGACAGTGGGtgagtggtgggggggtgaatgaaaaagataaaagcagacaaaaagacaaaaaaggagaaaaagaatGAGGGAGAAACGGGAGGGAGGTTGAGCTGTAGCACCAGCAAAAGATTAAGATTACGTAAAGCCTTCGTTGAAATTCACAGcgtgtcctcctcttccttcagcCGTCCCAGACACAGACACTCCTCTCTGTAATACCGTGTCTCCAACAAGCTGCAGTTCAGACACTCGGCTACTAAACAAATGTATACACGCACTCACCGGGCGTTTGGACAAACACTGGTCTAGGACTCAAAGGGCTCATGCAAATGAACGCTATGCGAGCGTGCATCCAGCGCCTCCCTACCCGCGGCTGCAGGTCCTGCCACAGCGGCTGGGTGCAGGCCCAGTCCCAGAGGTCCAgagccacctccacctcccccagGAACACGTTCCTCCCCAGGGGCTCGGCATGCCACACGGACAGGTTCAAGGTGCGACTCCGCAGCTCCCCGATCCGCACTTTGTACTAGCAATtgagaatcagcatcagacacGTGTGGGAATACAGCATTCAGTGGAGAAAGGACAGGATTTATAGGATTAAGCCTAAGCACAAGATGTGGTACATGAGACTGCAGAGTATGACACAGGACACGTGGTACAAATCTCAAGGACGACGAGTAGATGAAGGATTTCTGGGAAGAAATTCTGTGATATGTAAATAGGAGAAAGTCTCACTTTGAGTGTCTGATCATAGACCGGGTTCAGGGTTTTCTTCTTCACTGAGGTCTTCTTCTTACTGTGACTGGACTTGTCCGGCAACAGATAGGTTTTGACGTATCTGTGACACACGTGCCCAAACATCACTTGACTGGTTTGGTTTTATTAAGGGACACTGTCGCAGGAAACTTACGGGTCGGAGCGGGCCTTGCGCACTGAGGCGATGTCCTCGCAGCGGTACACTCGGACGTGCAGCTCCTCCTTCTGGGAGTCATAAACCAATGAGAACTGAATACGGCCCCTCACCTCCACCAGTCCGAAGTCCCCGGAGCTGAACAGACTCATCATGCTTCCACTGAgctacgacacacacacacacacacacacacacacacacacacacacacacacacacacacacacacacacacacacacacacacacacacacacacacacacacacacacacctacgtcATTGTCCTGAACTGAGTCATCTTGCGTCGCAGGATGGCCCATTAATCAAACGTGCATTGTGAGAgagtgtttgtgcgtgtgtgtgtgtgtgtgtgtaccgtgTAGCCCAGATGAAGGCTGctgttggagctgctgcttttcagaGAGGCTGGGTCTGGTTccgtcaggctgctgctcagagaaCTAACGTCACCGTTGTGGAGGTCGAAGTCGTCCTAATGCACGTACATATACATTATAGAACATCGAGCTGTCATTGGGGTGCGATCATTCAAAGCCGTGTTCTCCAAAGTCGTGCTAATCTAATTAATGTGTGTTATAATCACCTCGGGTTCCTCTGAGTGGCCGTTACTTCTGCTTTCGCATGCTGTGAGCACAATAAGGAGTTAGCGACAGCACAGAGAAACCCTGTAAAGCTGCAGAAGCACTGACACAGAACTGCTCATACCACTGGATGATGGGGAACTATCCCTGTGCTGGGCGCCCTGGACCTGCAGGCGGTTTGATGGATAATCATTGGAAAAAAACTGCATAATGCATAGAAACAAGCACTCACGTCCAGACAAACCTGCACTAGTGGGCTCTTTGTTCTGGGTGGGGCTGTAGGCTTCACGACTGATTGAGTCCTAAAAACAAgaataatatttataaatgaACTTGTTTCACACAAACAAGTGCTGTGAATCTCTTTTCACTCACTAAccctccatcctcatcctccagtcTACTCTCTGCCTTAGGAGAGGAGCCATTGTTGCAGGAGGTTTCCTCTCGTTCTCCATTGAACAGGCCATCCAGGGGCACATCTGTTACCATAGtaacaagcacagacacatcACTGGGATGCCTCTAATACAGTAGGAAGGCAGCGGCACAGGCTGATGccacacagttacagtacagcacCACGTCAGGTAAACCTCAGGGCCGAGTCCATTTATAAAGCACAGGCGGCACCTGCGGCCCGATCGGGTTCCACTCTCTCCGAGGACACACACCATTAGTGCGGCTGCAAGACTTCAGCGTAGCGTGAACTTAAAGCTGAcctctgctcctcgtcctcctgtgCCGTATGGTGGCGTGCACCAGGTCGCTGCCGGACGAGCGGCCGTGGTGGCGTTTGCTCCGCTCCTCGCTGAACCACGAACCCGACAGGAAGCGCAGGCGCACGGGGTTGGTCTCCGTCTGCCGGAGGCtcctgggaaaaaaaatgaacaatcGCAACGTGCATCTGATGTCATCGTGCATCGTCAACTTTGACGTGTGAACATGCACAGTGAGTAAATCCTCATATGATTATACAGTGATTACAGGTGTTTTGTCCCCTTAGAGAAAGGAATTAGTCAGAAACGTGGGAGGTAAGTGGGAAGAGTCGATATATGGTTCACTGAAGCTGCTTTCGTAGATAAACACCTTGCTGTGACATTTTGTGGTGATTTTTTTACACTCATACGCATTCGTGTTAATTGCTGGCGCAGAACTGGCGCCTGACAAGAAACGAAAAACGCCCCCTCTGACCTTACACGCCCTTCATCGCGATGACGCAGCTCCAGGTCGCGCTCCAAGACCTGCAGGATGCTCGACTGCTCCTCGTCCGTCAGGTGGCTCAAGTCGAGGGGAGACTCGGCTCGCTCCGCCTCCATCCCCCACAGAGAATCAGACGTCAGCTCAAAAGttctaaataaatacacagaatcTAATGAAACGTCTTCACTAATAGAAGTCTGTATTGTAATGCTTACTTTGTTGTGTGTTCACTCACTTCCCAACCTTTTTGACTTATGACCTCAGAGTACAACAGAGCAGACAGTACATTTAACCCATGTGTTGCTAGTTTTACTGTATACTGATTTTCCATTTTCTTGTCTCATCTGAAGGATCCAGTTATTGCAAAACAAACTAAACTTAAAAACAGACTAAATCTAGGGCATCCCACTAACCTGCTGCACCGCTGTATATAACTTGGTGCGTGTTTGTTTGCCCACTGCCTTGAGGATAGTTACCTTTGACTAATAAACGCATGCgcaaaatgatttttttctgtccaAGTGGATAGAATTTGTGGCTCAACCAAGTGCTCCACAGACGCCTAAAAAACGAGAAGAACGTTATGGCGCCTGCAAGCGAGCAAAGATGACGCAGATGTGACATTTAGAATAATAGTATTTATGGTAAATTGCTCAATCCTGACATTTACTGATggtaaaacaacagtaatagtCAATGCTACTGCTTATATACGAGCTTGGACGTCAGTTTTTAAAGTGTCCCTATCTGGAGAAATAGGTCCGCGCAGCACTTTCCTCATCATGAACACCGCGAGACACAGAACACCTGTCGCCGCTTTCGTCCTTCTGGATCAAACGTCCAACTCCTCGCGCTCACATTCATTACAAGGCGCGCGCAGCCAACGAGAAGACGCCAGAAGTAAGAAGCAGCTTTACCTAAGATCCCAGCTTCCGCCACTTCCATCGGTGAAAAAGTTTGGTGAAAAGTTGTCGCGAGCGCGTCGCAGCGAGTGCGCGTCTGCGTCGGTGTGCTGAGTAAACGCCGTGGACACGCCCTCCACGCTCAGTGCGCGAGGGGGGCTGCGCTCGACCGGGAGCCGAGCGCGAGACGGAACAAACAGAGAGTACCGGGAAGAAGGGCCGCGCGCGCGTAACAGAGCGCCTGATCGatataatgtgtttgtttcactgtaTGATTTGACTCAGACACACGGATGTTCCACCCAGACATAGGGCGGGAGGAGGGATGTAACTTTGCTCCTCCACACCTGCTAAACACACACTCGGCCAGCGACGCTGCTGCTCCCGGTCCGCACTGCGCGCGcgaacacacgcgcacacatatGCAAACAGAGGTTTCCGTTTTTAAAGCAGAAGATAGACTAGCTGGGTGCGCCTGAGACCGGCcgtgggtgagggagggagggggggctgcaTTCAGTCCGGTCCTTTGTCAACAGCCTTGGACGCCAGCCACGACCTGCCCCGTTGGGAAATGCTTTTGTTCTGACTTATTCAAGCCTGTAGGTTCTGGTTCCGACCACGCTCCACGCATCCAAACCAGCCAACATCCGGCTGCTCCCTTACAGGCCTCCGCGAGCCTCTAGCCccaatgcatgctgggaactGCACCGACATCCACACACGTGGGAATTAATAGATGACTCTTATCGGCACGGTCACACCCAGAGGACTGTTGAATCAGTTCACCTAAACCTCTGGTATGAGCAAATATGCACTGAACACGTACTGTACCTGCACACTCAGTTCAAGAACGCACACATGACACTGGCACACTGACAGGGGACACATGCTTCATTTATTCAGCCTTGATATACTTTACATTTTCATGGCCAAAAAAATCCAAACATTTCATAAATGTCAGTCCAGTTGCGTAATGATAAGTAAACAGGGTCACACCACACCCATCAAAAATGTCATGGAAGGGTTAATTATGTAATAGGTGAAATGTACACTCAAAAGGGGAAACTAGAAATGTATGTTAAAGTTTGAATCAAtttataaaaaagcaaaaccccttcaaaagcaaaacacacaaatcGCAAAAGTGTTATAATGAGTGATTGAAGCTCTTACTTATACTGATACTGTACCTGAGATGTTGGGACTGTAATGAAAATTATTATAAAGGAAAAGATTAACTGTAAAATTTAAATTGACTATAAATTTTAATGCTGATTAGTGTTTACAGGCGTCACCCGTTGCTGATGAACTAGACTATTTACACACTAAATTGATACATCCAGTTTCAGgtgaggtttgtgtgtttgtttgtttgttcttcactGGTCTGGTTGCATGAAGACCGACGTCCTAAAGAGCTCTAATATAAATATGATGACTCAGTGGGCAGAAGCGGGGACGGCACGCCAGTCATTTGATCATTTTAGTCTAATATCCTGTGTGATGCTGATCTCATCACATCTGTGCAGAGActaaacatgaacaaaaatGTATTCAGCTCAGTGTTTAATAATGTGTATTGTCCTAAGTGAATAAACTGGTTCAACCTGGGAGCTGCAGTCAGAAAGATGCCCCCTTCTAAACGCACCCATCCCCCAGAGGTAAAGTAGGGACAGAACAAAAATGACAGgggcttgaaaaaaaaaaaaaccttgtcGTCACAACGCGATGAGTCACTGCTCTGCTGTCCTCCGCCCTCGCGTGCTCGTCCTTCAGACATCTCGTCTTCACTGTGGCTGCTctctgcaaagacaaaacatttgaaCAGATACGCAAGATGTGATGAGAATCCACATCAGCTCCAGGGGAATGCTGAAGGTGAGCGCTTTCGCATGGCGGGTGCTGTTGCTCCCTCCGTCCACTAGAGGCCGCTGTTGTGCCGGCAGTCACGCGCCGACACCCACAGCCGGCACAGCCGTGCTGAATCGCTCGCCCTCCATCACCTACGTGCACAAACTCACATGGGGTCGTAGCTGCTCTGCTCTTTAGACTTGAGGAAGCGCATGGCGAAGAAGCCGCCCGCCTGCAGGGACAGCACCAGGATGATGCCGCCGATGAAGCTGGACATGTCAAACTTGGCCTGAGAGAACTCCGGGGACGCTTTGGTCGCTCCgtcacctgcacacagacaggttTACAGGGAAGAGCCGAGAGGCGGGGGAGGCGTGAGGGGAGGCTGGGTTTACCTGAGTCAccgtctccccctccttcaGCCACGGTCTCTACGACTGAGAAATGAGAAGCCAGTTACTGAGGCTGCAGGCACACGTGTTCATTGGAGGGGACTGGGAGCTACCTGAGCACAGTTCAGACACTCTGGTCCAGCTGCAGTTCATGGCGACgtctgctgtgttgttgctgtcagtcacacacgcGCCCGTGTCATTACCTGAgacaaagacaataaaaatTTTAGTGTGAGCGCATGTGTATAGATACTTGCACTCCTACTGAATAATTGATTCTGTACAAAGCCTCAGAGCTCACGTTACAGCAGCTGTGACGATTAGGTTactatcagtgtgtgtgtgtgtgtgtgtgtgtgtgtgtgtgtgtgtgtgtgtgtgtgtgtgtgtgtgtgcgtgtgtcaccaTCTGGACAAAGCCTCCAGACGCAGCCCGTGAGGTTGAGCATGGATTCTCCAACGCACAGGTCACATGACTCGGCCTGAGAGCAGAGCGGCTGAGGGTCTGCATGAGGGACGACAGTGAGTTGGAGAGTGTGACCGAAAGTCCTCATTCAGTGGATCACAATTATCTTCCCACGTAGAAACGTTAACAGGCCTCTTGTTGCACGTCTGGAACTGTCAGGATTCTCAATCACAGGTCAcacttttcttttattgtaCACAGTTGACACAAGCCCCGCTGTCAGTAACTTTAGGAAAGAAGGCACCAGCATCACATTGAAATACACACGCTGTGTTCGCGGTCCTACCTGTTTGCAAGTCCACAGACGGAATCgttgccagcagcagcagcgtgaagcAGAACACCATCCTGAGCCGAGAGCGCTGGCGCCTGC is drawn from Betta splendens chromosome 11, fBetSpl5.4, whole genome shotgun sequence and contains these coding sequences:
- the rbm48 gene encoding RNA-binding protein 48 isoform X1, with protein sequence MVNRKTFTINMAARNRNSAGCWSAPEVYKHHEQRRVCISRPKYREGRKAKAVKVYTINLESRYLMVQGVPAIGVMPELIQLCALYGVVEEYRPLDEYPAEEFTEVYLVKFQKLTSARAAKRHMDEKSFYGGVLHVCYVPEYETVEDTRLKLQDRRRYVIRTTQNKAREKIKQQREEEEATTSETTTTATDRIPDRYEKTSDTSNTWELPNSNQFSSFPPLPLPPQEHQYYGHENQQESIATEDKMGTLHNAFVDVQHQLGQSSNFSQTSSDRDQRTEHRLTTNPTSAVRFVPRKTNLENRKRKKEEAVENLLADVSAKNEPFIGPKLPEPPKLDMEDVSLNTTVSLIRNTMKQVMYLLYCLKQVKTKTNRIEFILYSHNSWWKKSLIFFRWGQFQISNHWRKRLNHVAGFDHTSCLFAVNVLCFYFDI
- the rbm48 gene encoding RNA-binding protein 48 isoform X2, which codes for MVNRKTFTINMAARNRNSAGCWSAPEVYKHHEQRRVCISRPKYREGRKAKAVKVYTINLESRYLMVQGVPAIGVMPELIQLCALYGVVEEYRPLDEYPAEEFTEVYLVKFQKLTSARAAKRHMDEKSFYGGVLHVCYVPEYETVEDTRLKLQDRRRYVIRTTQNKAREKIKQQREEEEATTSETTTTATDRIPDRYEKTSDTSNTWELPNSNQFSSFPPLPLPPQEHQYYGHENQQESIATEDKMGTLHNAFVDVQHQLGQSSNFSQTSSDRDQRTEHRLTTNPTSAVRFVPRKTNLENRKRKKEEAVENLLADVSAKNEPFIGPKLPEPPKLDMEDVSLNTTVSLIRNTMKQVGSVPDIKPLEKKIKPRRRI
- the clxn gene encoding calaxin isoform X1 produces the protein MATARQHHRRGRTGFRCCSACPVHDMAEMSPMNRKLTQSLAESISKQVEHFNRTEVEFLIREFHVLMGEQTTLGRTVSGLDRGRFRSFLHNNFGMTDDMIMDGVFRTFDKDNDGFVNMREWIDGLSVFLRGTLDEKIEYCFQVYDLNSDNYISREEMFHMLKDSLIRQPTDDDPDEGIKDLVEITLKRMDHDHDGRLSFSDFEKAVRDENLLLEAFGTCLPDSMSTEAFEKLVFQEQLEQ
- the clxn gene encoding calaxin isoform X2; this encodes MLLCLSGARHGRNVSDEQKTHPKSRREHLQTSGALYYFCDLVNRTEVEFLIREFHVLMGEQTTLGRTVSGLDRGRFRSFLHNNFGMTDDMIMDGVFRTFDKDNDGFVNMREWIDGLSVFLRGTLDEKIEYCFQVYDLNSDNYISREEMFHMLKDSLIRQPTDDDPDEGIKDLVEITLKRMDHDHDGRLSFSDFEKAVRDENLLLEAFGTCLPDSMSTEAFEKLVFQEQLEQ
- the clxn gene encoding calaxin isoform X3, whose protein sequence is MATARQHHRRGRTGFRCCSACPVHDMAEMSPMNRKLTQSLAESISKQVEHFNRTEVEFLIREFHVLMGEQTTLGRTVSGLDRGRFRSFLHNNFGMTDDMIMDGVFRTFDKDNDGFVNMREWIDGLSVFLRGTLDEKIEYCFQVYDLNSDNYISREEMFHMLKDSLIRQPTDDDPDEGIKDLVEITLKRMCCFPFTGP
- the sytl1 gene encoding synaptotagmin-like protein 1, with amino-acid sequence MEAERAESPLDLSHLTDEEQSSILQVLERDLELRHRDEGRVRSLRQTETNPVRLRFLSGSWFSEERSKRHHGRSSGSDLVHATIRHRRTRSRDVPLDGLFNGEREETSCNNGSSPKAESRLEDEDGGTQSVVKPTAPPRTKSPLVQVQGAQHRDSSPSSSACESRSNGHSEEPEDDFDLHNGDVSSLSSSLTEPDPASLKSSSSNSSLHLGYTLSGSMMSLFSSGDFGLVEVRGRIQFSLVYDSQKEELHVRVYRCEDIASVRKARSDPYVKTYLLPDKSSHSKKKTSVKKKTLNPVYDQTLKYKVRIGELRSRTLNLSVWHAEPLGRNVFLGEVEVALDLWDWACTQPLWQDLQPRVHLSPNSISSRGSIMLSIKFVPAGSEGGGLPLTGELHIWLREAHGLLVNKGGAIDSFVRSFILPDASRQSGQKTRVVKRSISPTYNHTMVYDGFHCSDLREACAELTVWQRDGMKTHVLGGIRLSCGTGQSYGEAVAWMDSTEEEIGVWTSMIENPNHWVDTKLPIRTNITPRSE
- the cd164l2 gene encoding CD164 sialomucin-like 2 protein isoform X1, yielding MSHILADLCSCRLSLCVLAGIHLSIRSRSRICQIAVGIFTLFRTKVTGRRQRSRLRMVFCFTLLLLATIPSVDLQTDPQPLCSQAESCDLCVGESMLNLTGCVWRLCPDGNDTGACVTDSNNTADVAMNCSWTRVSELCSVVETVAEGGGDGDSGDGATKASPEFSQAKFDMSSFIGGIILVLSLQAGGFFAMRFLKSKEQSSYDPIEQPQ
- the cd164l2 gene encoding CD164 sialomucin-like 2 protein isoform X2, whose product is MVFCFTLLLLATIPSVDLQTDPQPLCSQAESCDLCVGESMLNLTGCVWRLCPDGNDTGACVTDSNNTADVAMNCSWTRVSELCSVVETVAEGGGDGDSGDGATKASPEFSQAKFDMSSFIGGIILVLSLQAGGFFAMRFLKSKEQSSYDPIEQPQ